A single Thermoanaerobacterales bacterium DNA region contains:
- a CDS encoding CBS domain-containing protein, whose translation MGRERRVRDIMVPIRDYPTVRAEASLYEAAAMINVYLKRDEGVWHGFRSVMVVDDGGGVIGVLTLRTVLRAVLYAAGKGDPAVEGSSWGGFMLRDVRRQGGPRVREVMRPATLIAVSPDDSVWDAALKMARNRINSLPVVERRRPVGIVRSIDVFWWISELLEE comes from the coding sequence ATGGGCAGAGAACGGCGTGTCAGGGATATCATGGTCCCCATCCGGGACTACCCCACGGTACGCGCCGAGGCCTCGCTGTACGAGGCGGCGGCGATGATCAACGTTTACCTCAAGCGTGACGAGGGAGTCTGGCACGGGTTCCGTTCGGTCATGGTGGTCGATGACGGCGGCGGGGTGATAGGCGTGCTCACCCTGCGCACCGTCCTGCGCGCCGTTCTTTACGCCGCCGGCAAGGGTGATCCGGCGGTGGAGGGATCGTCCTGGGGGGGCTTTATGCTGCGGGATGTCAGGCGCCAGGGCGGGCCGAGGGTGCGCGAGGTCATGCGGCCGGCGACTTTGATCGCCGTCAGCCCGGATGACAGCGTTTGGGATGCCGCCCTGAAGATGGCCAGGAACCGGATCAATTCCCTCCCGGTGGTCGAGCGGCGACGGCCGGTGGGCATCGTCCGCTCGATCGACGTCTTCTGGTGGATCAGTGAACTCCTCGAGGAGTGA
- the purM gene encoding phosphoribosylformylglycinamidine cyclo-ligase, with the protein MTYAGAGVDIQAANRAVELIREAVRRTARPEVLGDLGGFGGLFALNAAKYRNPVLVAGTDGVGTKLKVAFALDVHDTVGVDLVAMCVNDILVQGAEPLFFLDYLAVGKLDPECVAAIVGGIAEGCRQAGCALIGGETAEMPGFYGREEYDLAGFAVGVVEREKIIDGTSVRAGDALIGLVSSGLHSNGFSLARLALLDMGRLDLDSYHHALGRTVGEELLIPTRIYVRAILPLLDRFKVYGMAHITGGGLTENVPRILPRGVGARLKKGSWPVPPVFRLIQEMGNVAEPEMYRTFNMGLGLVLVVPGEQADAVIADLARMGETAYLVGETIRGAGVTYAEE; encoded by the coding sequence CTGACCTATGCCGGCGCGGGGGTGGACATCCAGGCCGCCAACCGCGCCGTAGAGTTGATACGCGAGGCCGTCCGGCGCACGGCCCGGCCCGAGGTCCTCGGGGACCTGGGGGGGTTCGGGGGCCTTTTCGCCCTTAACGCGGCGAAATACCGGAACCCCGTTCTGGTGGCCGGCACCGACGGCGTGGGCACGAAGCTGAAAGTGGCCTTCGCTCTGGATGTACACGACACGGTCGGTGTCGACCTGGTGGCCATGTGCGTGAACGATATCCTGGTCCAGGGCGCGGAGCCCCTCTTTTTCCTGGACTACCTGGCCGTGGGCAAGCTCGATCCGGAGTGCGTGGCGGCCATCGTCGGCGGCATCGCCGAGGGCTGCCGGCAGGCCGGGTGCGCCCTTATCGGCGGGGAAACGGCCGAGATGCCGGGATTCTACGGCCGGGAGGAATACGACCTGGCGGGCTTCGCCGTGGGTGTGGTCGAACGGGAGAAAATCATCGACGGCACGTCGGTGCGGGCGGGGGACGCCCTTATCGGCCTGGTCTCCTCCGGGCTGCATTCCAACGGTTTTTCCCTGGCCCGTTTGGCCCTGCTGGATATGGGGCGGCTCGACCTTGACAGCTACCATCATGCCCTGGGACGGACGGTCGGAGAGGAACTGCTCATCCCTACGCGGATCTACGTCCGCGCGATATTGCCGCTCCTTGACCGCTTTAAGGTGTACGGCATGGCCCACATCACCGGGGGCGGCCTGACGGAGAACGTCCCGCGCATTCTGCCCCGCGGGGTGGGGGCGCGCCTGAAGAAGGGCTCATGGCCGGTCCCGCCCGTATTCCGCCTGATCCAGGAAATGGGGAACGTGGCCGAGCCGGAGATGTACCGCACCTTCAATATGGGTCTGGGCCTCGTCCTGGTGGTACCGGGGGAGCAGGCGGACGCGGTCATCGCCGACCTGGCGCGGATGGGAGAAACGGCCTACCTGGTCGGGGAGACCATCCGCGGCGCGGGCGTAACCTATGCCGAGGAGTAA
- a CDS encoding CBS domain-containing protein, which translates to MAGPGAILARDIMVPIGEYPTVAEDATVREAIAALRSSFHKNGAAWRGPHALAVIDRGGRVVGMLSLGNMLGAVAIKDLEEDAWQKAETWGWYYIRKLREGTGVRVRDLMRPMDLVTVGARDGVLETALRFLAHRVNWVTVADKGRTVGIVRTIDIFPVIESLISG; encoded by the coding sequence ATGGCCGGCCCAGGGGCGATTCTGGCGCGGGACATTATGGTCCCCATCGGCGAATACCCGACCGTGGCCGAGGACGCGACGGTCCGGGAGGCCATTGCCGCCTTGCGCAGTTCCTTCCACAAGAACGGCGCGGCCTGGCGGGGGCCGCATGCCCTGGCCGTGATCGACCGCGGCGGCCGGGTGGTGGGCATGCTGAGCCTCGGCAACATGCTCGGGGCCGTGGCCATCAAGGACCTGGAGGAGGACGCCTGGCAGAAGGCCGAGACCTGGGGCTGGTACTATATCCGTAAACTGCGCGAGGGAACCGGCGTCCGCGTGCGGGACCTGATGCGCCCCATGGACCTGGTCACGGTCGGCGCCCGGGACGGGGTGCTCGAGACCGCCCTGCGGTTTCTCGCCCACCGCGTAAACTGGGTGACGGTGGCGGATAAGGGGCGGACGGTGGGCATCGTTCGCACCATTGATATCTTCCCGGTCATTGAGTCGTTGATTTCCGGGTAG
- the purD gene encoding phosphoribosylamine--glycine ligase, giving the protein MKILVVGGGGREHALVWKIAQSPRVKKIFAAPGNPGMEGLATCIPIGAEDIRGLVSLARQEGIGLTVVGPEAPLVAGLADAFKAEGLRVFGPDARGARMEGSKAFAKRIMARAGVPTAEYREFTDYVAADAYVRRLDSPCVVKADGLAAGKGVIIAERPVEARQALEDMMTKGAFGEAGRRVLVEERLVGEEASVLAFTDGETVRLLLPAQDHKPVFDDDRGPNTGGMGAYAPAPVCTPEILRRVQDEILVPTVQALREEGITYRGVLYAGLMITSAGPKVLEFNARFGDPEAQPLLALVKSDLIDVMEAVIEGRLDEIELSWEPGAAVCVVLAASGYPGAYPKGDAIEGLDEAAREALVFHAGTRRRDGRLVTAGGRVLGVTARGADLAEAIDRAYRAVGKIHFEGIHFRRDIGRKGLRL; this is encoded by the coding sequence ATGAAAATCCTGGTCGTCGGCGGGGGCGGCAGGGAGCATGCCCTGGTCTGGAAGATCGCCCAGAGCCCGCGGGTGAAGAAGATCTTCGCCGCTCCAGGGAACCCGGGGATGGAGGGATTGGCGACCTGTATACCCATCGGTGCCGAGGACATCCGGGGTCTGGTGTCCCTGGCCCGCCAGGAAGGCATAGGCCTGACGGTGGTCGGGCCGGAGGCGCCCCTGGTGGCCGGTCTGGCCGACGCCTTCAAGGCGGAGGGCCTGAGGGTCTTCGGCCCGGACGCCAGGGGGGCGCGGATGGAGGGGTCCAAGGCCTTCGCCAAGCGGATCATGGCCCGGGCGGGGGTGCCGACGGCGGAGTACCGTGAGTTCACGGACTACGTCGCCGCCGACGCCTATGTCCGGCGGCTGGACAGCCCGTGCGTGGTCAAGGCCGACGGCCTGGCGGCAGGCAAGGGCGTGATCATCGCCGAACGGCCGGTGGAGGCCCGGCAGGCCCTGGAGGACATGATGACCAAGGGCGCCTTCGGTGAGGCCGGCCGGCGGGTGCTGGTCGAGGAGCGGCTGGTGGGCGAAGAGGCCAGCGTCCTGGCCTTCACCGACGGGGAAACCGTCAGGCTGCTGCTCCCGGCACAAGATCACAAGCCGGTCTTCGATGACGACCGGGGACCGAACACCGGCGGCATGGGCGCCTACGCGCCGGCGCCGGTCTGCACGCCCGAGATATTGCGCCGGGTACAGGACGAGATCCTGGTGCCGACCGTGCAGGCGCTGCGGGAGGAGGGCATTACGTACCGCGGGGTCCTCTACGCCGGGCTGATGATCACCTCTGCGGGGCCGAAAGTCCTGGAGTTCAACGCCCGTTTCGGGGACCCGGAGGCGCAGCCTTTGCTGGCCCTGGTAAAGAGCGACCTGATTGACGTGATGGAAGCGGTCATAGAGGGGCGGCTGGACGAGATCGAGCTGTCCTGGGAGCCGGGAGCGGCCGTCTGCGTCGTCCTGGCCGCTTCGGGTTACCCGGGCGCCTACCCGAAAGGGGACGCCATCGAGGGCCTGGACGAGGCGGCGCGGGAGGCACTGGTCTTCCACGCCGGCACCCGTCGCCGGGACGGCCGCCTGGTAACCGCCGGCGGGCGAGTGCTCGGAGTCACGGCGCGCGGCGCCGACCTGGCGGAGGCCATCGACCGGGCCTACCGGGCGGTCGGAAAAATCCATTTCGAGGGGATACACTTCCGCCGCGATATTGGGCGGAAGGGGTTGCGGCTGTAG
- the purH gene encoding bifunctional phosphoribosylaminoimidazolecarboxamide formyltransferase/IMP cyclohydrolase, which translates to MPVKRALVSVSDKTGVVEFARALEEIGVEVLSTGGTARILREAGVRVTLVAEVTGFPEILGGRVKTLHPAIHAGILAERKPEHLNQIGEFGIRPIDLVAVNLYPFKQTVARDGVPLAEAVENIDIGGPAMIRAAAKNHAHVVVVVNPGRYAEIVEALRRDGDVDAERRLALAQEAFAHTAHYDAAIATYLAGFPVGVDTFPAEATFPFERVQILRYGENPHQRAAFYRDLNARGASVATARQIHGKELSYNNILDANAALELVCEFAEPTAVIVKHNNPCGVSSRPDLAEAYRLAYTGDPVSAFGGIVACNRPVDGAAAEEMAGIFLEAVIAPDFTPEALEILTKKANLRLLATGPVERGTGDWLQLRKVNGGLLVQEADRALFREGDLKVVTAKRPTEEQIAELAFAFAIVKHVKSNAIVVTGDRMLLGVGAGQMNRVGAARIALEQAGEKARGAVLASDAFFPFPDTVEEAARAGIAAIVQPGGSVRDEESIKAADAHGIAMLFTGMRHFRH; encoded by the coding sequence ATGCCGGTTAAACGGGCACTGGTCAGCGTTTCGGACAAGACCGGGGTGGTCGAGTTCGCGCGGGCCCTCGAGGAAATCGGGGTCGAGGTCCTTTCCACCGGGGGCACGGCGCGGATCCTGCGGGAAGCCGGGGTCCGGGTGACCCTGGTGGCGGAAGTGACCGGTTTCCCGGAGATCCTGGGGGGAAGAGTGAAGACCCTGCACCCGGCCATTCACGCCGGGATCCTGGCCGAAAGGAAACCCGAGCACCTGAACCAGATCGGCGAGTTCGGCATCCGGCCCATCGACCTCGTGGCTGTGAACCTTTATCCGTTCAAGCAGACGGTCGCCCGGGATGGCGTCCCCCTGGCCGAGGCTGTTGAAAACATCGACATCGGCGGCCCGGCCATGATCCGGGCGGCGGCCAAGAACCACGCCCACGTCGTCGTGGTCGTCAACCCGGGGCGGTACGCGGAGATTGTCGAGGCGCTCCGGCGGGACGGGGACGTGGACGCCGAGCGGCGCCTGGCCCTGGCGCAAGAGGCTTTTGCCCACACGGCCCACTACGATGCCGCCATCGCCACCTACCTGGCCGGCTTCCCGGTAGGGGTGGACACCTTCCCGGCGGAGGCGACCTTCCCCTTTGAACGGGTGCAGATCCTCCGCTACGGCGAGAACCCGCACCAGCGGGCGGCGTTTTACCGTGACCTCAACGCCCGCGGGGCCTCGGTGGCCACGGCGCGGCAGATTCATGGCAAGGAGCTTTCCTACAACAACATCCTCGACGCCAACGCCGCCTTAGAACTGGTGTGTGAATTCGCTGAACCGACGGCGGTCATCGTCAAGCACAACAACCCGTGCGGCGTGAGCAGCCGGCCGGACCTCGCCGAGGCCTACCGCCTGGCGTACACCGGCGACCCGGTGTCGGCCTTCGGGGGGATCGTGGCCTGCAACCGGCCGGTGGACGGAGCGGCGGCGGAGGAGATGGCCGGGATCTTCCTGGAAGCGGTGATCGCCCCCGACTTCACCCCGGAAGCGCTGGAAATCCTCACGAAAAAGGCCAACCTGCGTTTGCTGGCCACCGGCCCGGTGGAGCGGGGCACGGGGGACTGGCTGCAGCTGCGGAAGGTCAACGGGGGGCTCCTGGTACAGGAAGCCGACCGCGCCCTCTTCCGCGAGGGCGACCTGAAGGTGGTCACGGCGAAAAGGCCCACCGAGGAGCAGATCGCGGAGCTGGCCTTCGCCTTTGCCATTGTGAAGCACGTCAAGTCGAACGCCATCGTGGTGACCGGGGACCGCATGCTCCTGGGGGTGGGCGCCGGGCAGATGAACCGCGTCGGGGCGGCGCGGATCGCGCTGGAACAGGCCGGCGAAAAGGCCCGGGGGGCGGTACTGGCATCCGATGCCTTCTTTCCGTTCCCGGACACCGTCGAGGAGGCGGCGCGGGCCGGGATCGCGGCCATCGTGCAGCCCGGCGGCTCGGTCCGCGACGAGGAGTCGATCAAGGCGGCCGACGCCCACGGTATCGCCATGCTGTTCACGGGGATGCGGCACTTCCGGCATTAA
- the purN gene encoding phosphoribosylglycinamide formyltransferase — protein MGALTIGVLASGRGSNLQAILDAIDQGRLNARVAVVISDNSRALALERARARGIPAHFVDLGGHPDIESYEREIVSLLKAHGVELVCLAGYMRIVGPLVLDAFPNRILNIHPTLLPAFPGLHAHRQVLDYGVRYSGCTVHFVDHGVDTGPIILQAVVPVYQDDTEETLAARVLAEEHRIYPEAIRLFIEGRLSTRGRKVIIAD, from the coding sequence GTGGGCGCCTTAACCATTGGGGTCTTAGCTTCGGGGCGGGGTTCCAACCTGCAGGCCATCCTGGACGCCATTGACCAGGGGCGCCTGAACGCCCGCGTGGCGGTGGTGATCAGTGACAATTCCCGGGCCCTGGCCCTGGAGCGGGCGCGTGCCCGCGGCATCCCGGCCCATTTCGTGGACCTTGGGGGCCACCCCGACATAGAATCCTACGAGCGGGAGATCGTTTCCCTGTTAAAGGCTCACGGGGTGGAACTGGTCTGCCTGGCCGGTTACATGCGTATCGTCGGCCCGCTGGTGCTGGATGCTTTTCCGAACCGTATCCTCAACATCCACCCCACCCTGCTCCCGGCCTTTCCCGGACTGCATGCCCACCGGCAGGTGCTGGACTACGGGGTACGCTATTCGGGCTGCACGGTACATTTTGTGGACCACGGCGTGGATACGGGGCCGATTATCCTGCAGGCTGTGGTGCCCGTATACCAGGACGATACCGAAGAAACCCTGGCGGCGAGGGTCCTGGCCGAGGAGCACCGCATCTATCCCGAGGCCATCAGGTTGTTTATCGAGGGGCGCCTCTCGACCCGCGGGCGCAAGGTAATAATTGCCGATTAG